The Bacteroidia bacterium genomic interval CTGTTGACATCTGCTTTGGCGATATGCGGGCCTTCGGTGGACATCATATGATAAAGCAAAAGGTCTCTTTTGAAGTCCACAAAGAGATTTTCTTTATGTTCGTATCTCCAATCGAGGCTGTCTTTTATTTCGGTGAATAAGGGAGCATTAGCTCCTTTAAGGCCTTGAGGATTGGCAGGTCCTTTCTCAGCATCTGTATATTTAATCGTGAGTAATTGGTCCACTGCAACATCCTTCAAAATCGTTTGCTCTCCTGTGGGCCATTCTACCTTCAACTCTTCAACTTTAGTGATGTCTCCCAAACCGAAATTGGGTCGATAGTCGATGGAAGACTGAAATCCGCGAATGGGGATATTTTCAATATAAAAGTCTTTCCCTGCTGCTTTCAGGCTCACATTGGCACCTATGGCATAGGGATTTTCATCTGTGCCTTCTAGTTCAACTTTCAGATAATGCCTTTCGGGGTAAATCTTGTCTGCCTCATTTCGATAGAGGAAAGATTCCATGTTGACATTATTTACTACCAAATCCAGATCGCCATCATTGTCAAAGTCGGCATAGGCTGATCCATTGGAATGGCTGGGCGTAGCTAGTCCCCAGGCATCGGCTACATTTTCAAATTGTAGTTCTCCCTGGTTTTTGAATAGATAATTGCTGATGCGGGTAGAAGGAATGGTATCGATGAGTTTTTTGAAGTTGACGCCTTCCGGTGTACGCATCTGTCGAACTACTTCTTCATTGGAAACGAAGTTGATGTAGTCCTGATCGATGATGTCTTTATTCAAGCCATTTACGACATAGAGGTCTTTCAATCCATCATTGTCATAATCGGCCATCAAAGCTCCCCAACTCCAGTCTGTTGCTTCTATCCCTGCCAATCTCCCAATTTCACTAAAACTTCCATCTCCATTATTGAGTTGGAGGACATTGCGCGTAAATTGATGGTAGTAGCCATTTTTCACTCCATATTGATAGCGGTCCCAGTTTTCAAAGGTCATTTTGGTTTTGAAACGCGCATCTCCTTCCGGCAACATTTCTGTAACGAATATCTCCGGATAGCCATCATTGTTGATGTCTGCCATATCAGCCCCCATAGAAGCTACGCTCAGGGACAAAATTTGATTTTCAAGGTCTTCCAGGAAAGTGCCGTCTTTCTGGTTAATGTAGAGGTAGTCTTTTTCGAAAAAGTCATTAGACACGAAGATGTCCAACCAACCATCTCTATTTATATCTCCTACCGTTACTCCCAGTCCAAAACCGATTTCGCTCCCATAGATTCCAGCAGCTTCAGAAATATCTGTAAAGTTTCCTCCATCGTTTCGGAAAAATTTATCTCCTCCTTTTTCATCTCTGATGGGTCTTTGGTCCACCTTTAGGTTGAAGTCAAAAATAGATCTATAGGAATTGTTGAGCAGGTAGAGATCGAGGTCCCCATCTTTATCATAATCAAAAAAGGATGCATGGGTTCCATAGCCGTTATCCGCTATCCCATATTTTTCGGCTTCTTCTTTAAAGCTTAGCCCGTCTCCTCCCTGATTAATAAATAGTTCGTTTTGTTTATTGTCTCCAGCTACATCTCCTGAATTACACACGTAGATATCTAAATAGCCATCTCCATTCACATCTGCCATGGTAACACCCGTGGACCAGGCCCGGGTTCCCGCAACACCAGCTTTATCCGTAACATCTTCAAACTGAAAATTCCCTTTATTCAGATACAGGCGATTTGATTTCATATTGGCTGTAAAATAGACATCCATCAAGCCATCCTTATTCACATCTCCTATTGCGACTCCTCCTCCATTGTAGAAGTTTCGATAGGTATAGATGTTGAAGGATTTGTCGTACTCCAATTGGTTGACAAAATCTATCCCGGATGCTGAAGATGATATCTGGGTAAAGAGTTGGGGTTCTTCCTCTTTCACATCTGTCTTAGG includes:
- a CDS encoding VCBS repeat-containing protein, with amino-acid sequence MRLLIICSLLFLFACESGPKTDVKEEEPQLFTQISSSASGIDFVNQLEYDKSFNIYTYRNFYNGGGVAIGDVNKDGLMDVYFTANMKSNRLYLNKGNFQFEDVTDKAGVAGTRAWSTGVTMADVNGDGYLDIYVCNSGDVAGDNKQNELFINQGGDGLSFKEEAEKYGIADNGYGTHASFFDYDKDGDLDLYLLNNSYRSIFDFNLKVDQRPIRDEKGGDKFFRNDGGNFTDISEAAGIYGSEIGFGLGVTVGDINRDGWLDIFVSNDFFEKDYLYINQKDGTFLEDLENQILSLSVASMGADMADINNDGYPEIFVTEMLPEGDARFKTKMTFENWDRYQYGVKNGYYHQFTRNVLQLNNGDGSFSEIGRLAGIEATDWSWGALMADYDNDGLKDLYVVNGLNKDIIDQDYINFVSNEEVVRQMRTPEGVNFKKLIDTIPSTRISNYLFKNQGELQFENVADAWGLATPSHSNGSAYADFDNDGDLDLVVNNVNMESFLYRNEADKIYPERHYLKVELEGTDENPYAIGANVSLKAAGKDFYIENIPIRGFQSSIDYRPNFGLGDITKVEELKVEWPTGEQTILKDVAVDQLLTIKYTDAEKGPANPQGLKGANAPLFTEIKDSLDWRYEHKENLFVDFKRDLLLYHMMSTEGPHIAKADVNSDGLEDFFIGGAANSAGAIYEQQADGSFLSTNQALFNQDRASEDMDCIFFDADNDGDQDLYVARGGNEFLMKTNVLVDQLYLNNGSGQFSRSPQYLPTFKPESSACVQAADYDKDGDMDLFVGIRAIPGYYGVSANGYLLNNNGKGVFKNITKVAAPELENLGMIKDIIWMDFDGDDDEDMIISGEWMPISFFENNGGKFRQIDAISNVEKSSGWWNCMQAGDFDKDGDLDLIVGNHGLNSRFSASAEKPITVHVKDFDNNGTPDPVISQFNGEESYPLVLRHDLTMQLPVLKRKYLKYINYKEQRIEDIFSPEQLEGSLVKEVHNLRSSILINQGNGEFEIRDLPLEAQYSPVYGLLVEDFDKDGNLDVLLGGNLYAVKPEVGRYDANYGLLLKGNGDGSFEPVSSVESGFFLKGEVRDLISLKRGNTSLLLVAKNNEPMQLFSY